The genomic DNA TGATCACCGGTGCATCACAGGCAGACGCCGCAGTACTGGTAGTAGCTATTGACGATGGAGTAATGCCTCAGACCAAGGAACACGCATTCTTAGCACGTACCCTCGGTATTAACCAGCTCATCATTGGTATAAACAAGATGGACCTGGTGGACTACAGTGAAGAAAAATTCAACGCACTCAAGGAAGAAGTTTCAGACCTGATTAAAACTGTGGCTTACAAGCCCAAGGATATCAACTTCATACCATTATCTGCATTTGAAGGGGACAACATAACCGAACCATCTGCAAACACTCCCTGGTACAAGGGACCAAGTCTGGTTAAAGCATTAGATGAATTCACTGCTCCTGAAAAACCAACCCAACTACCACTACGAGTACCAGTCCAGGATGTATACTCCATCACTGGTGTGGGAACCGTGCCTGTGGGCCGAGTGGAAACCGGTATCATGAAGAAAGCGGACAACGTCATCTTCGAACCACCAGGTGTAAGCGGAGAAGTAAAATCCATCGAAATGCACCACGAAATGCTGGATTCAGCAGAACCTGGTGACAACGTAGGATTCAACGTACGTGGAGTAGGTAAAAATGATATCCGCCGTGGAGACGTGGCCGGACACACTACCAACCCACCAACCGTTGCCAAAGAATTCACCGCACAGATCGTGGTCTTACAGCACCCTGGTGTTATAACCGTGGGTTACACTCCTGTATTCCACTGTCACACCGCACAGGTTGCCTGTACCTTCCTGGAACTCCAGAAAAAACTGGACCCCGCCACTGGTCAGGTTAAAGAAGAAAACCCAGACTTCCTGAAAACTGGGGACGCAGCTTTCGTAGTAGTCAAACCTACCAAACCAATGGTCATCGAAAAGATCAAAGACATACCACACATGGGCCGATTCGCTATACGTGACATGGGTCAGACTGTGGCTGCTGGTATGTGTATTGACCTGGTGCCAGCAAAATAGATTTGGGATAAATTTAATTGAAGGTAGACCGGGTCCGTCCCGGTTTATGTTACCTTCTCTTTGTTTTTAATGGAGGAATAGACTAATGAATAAAGCTAGAATCAAACTCACCGGCACCGACCCAGAAAAACTGGCCTTTGTATGTGACCAGCTCAAAAGAATCGCTGAAAGAACCGGTGTAGATCTCTCTGGACCAATACCATTACCCACCAAGAAACTAGTAGTACCCACCCGGAAATCACCGGATGGAGAAGGAAAAGCAACCTGGGAAAAATGGGAACTCCGGATCCACAAACGACTGGTAGGAATCGAAGCCGATGAAAGGGCCATGAGACAGGTAATGAAAGTCAACGTACCTGATAATGTGAGCATCGAAATCGAACTCCGCAGTTAAGTTAAAAAATAAATAACTTAAAACCAGGTAAAAAGATAAACGAATATTCACAGCTGAAAACAACAGCTTAAAAAAATTACCCATATTTTATATATTAATCCTTTTTTACCGGGATATTCTAATCCCAACCTTTTAAAAAAAGGTTGATCAAAAAAATAGGCATAAATAATCGTTAGCCGGGATAGCCTAGCCAGGTAAGGCGCGGGACTTGAGATCCCGTGGAGCATGGCTCCTCCAGGGTTCAAATCCCTGTCCCGGCGTATTCCTACTCTAACTTTTAGCTTTTTTTAAAACTATTTCTAATTTCTCTGTTTCTGAAACTATTACTCATGGTTTTATACCACATGGGATAATATCATAAATTAGTATGTTAAGATATTATCAAAATCCCTCGAAATCAGGAGTAATTTATGAAATCCAGAATTAGAACATCATTTGCAATACAATCTTTTTTCTTACTTTTCCTGTTTGCAGATAATTTTTTTTCATTTTTTAACCAATCAAAATCTTTCTCCTTATTTTTTATATTAACTATACCACCAGTCTTTGTAGTGACTTTATGTGGTGAAATAGCATATTTTAACAAAAAAATTGTTTTAACAATTTTGGCTGTTGTTTTAGCTTTAACAATTGGATTAATATCATATCAACCATTTAATCCCGGTGTTGATATAATGCAATATTATGAAATCGCTGGACTTTC from Methanobacterium sp. Maddingley MBC34 includes the following:
- a CDS encoding translation elongation factor EF-1 alpha (PFAM: Elongation factor Tu C-terminal domain; Elongation factor Tu domain 2; Elongation factor Tu GTP binding domain~TIGRFAM: translation elongation factor EF-1 alpha; small GTP-binding protein domain; translation elongation factor TU) codes for the protein MDKLSEERERGVTIDLAHAKFETPKYEFTIVDCPGHRDFVKNMITGASQADAAVLVVAIDDGVMPQTKEHAFLARTLGINQLIIGINKMDLVDYSEEKFNALKEEVSDLIKTVAYKPKDINFIPLSAFEGDNITEPSANTPWYKGPSLVKALDEFTAPEKPTQLPLRVPVQDVYSITGVGTVPVGRVETGIMKKADNVIFEPPGVSGEVKSIEMHHEMLDSAEPGDNVGFNVRGVGKNDIRRGDVAGHTTNPPTVAKEFTAQIVVLQHPGVITVGYTPVFHCHTAQVACTFLELQKKLDPATGQVKEENPDFLKTGDAAFVVVKPTKPMVIEKIKDIPHMGRFAIRDMGQTVAAGMCIDLVPAK
- a CDS encoding ribosomal protein S10/S20 (PFAM: Ribosomal protein S10p/S20e~TIGRFAM: ribosomal protein S10(archaeal)/S20(eukaryotic)), producing MNKARIKLTGTDPEKLAFVCDQLKRIAERTGVDLSGPIPLPTKKLVVPTRKSPDGEGKATWEKWELRIHKRLVGIEADERAMRQVMKVNVPDNVSIEIELRS